From Xenopus tropicalis strain Nigerian chromosome 3, UCB_Xtro_10.0, whole genome shotgun sequence, the proteins below share one genomic window:
- the ephb4 gene encoding ephrin type-B receptor 4, which translates to MDLSLLFLWIPISLALEVTLMNTKLETSDLKWTSYPKVDGQWDEMSGLDDEGTPVRTYEICNAHLTNQNNWLRTNYISRGLASYAYVEITFTMLECSFLSRAGRSCKETFNLYYYQANHDLANDHFPPWMENPWVRVDTVAADFLGRPNRRGSPGSTRLNVKTLRIGPLSGDGFYLAFQDQGACMALLAVRVFYRVCPAVVASLASFPKTVSEGLVVSAEGSCVEGAEGPLGRKPTMYCREDGEWAKPAVGECACVAGREEKDGRTKCTACAPGYFKPTVGEKPCQPCPANGLSTAPGATVCGCKPGYYRAAMDPPTAACSTPPSAPRSIVARVNGSGVDLEWSEPLDAGGRGDLYYEVQCSECAGGGPCIPCSRLNFTPRPQRLVDRRLRVAGLRPRVTYNFRVLALNGVSERSTSGALGEEVNVTTDRDVPLPVSGIQQMAASETTLTLRWATPLHSAPTKGNILDYEVKYYAKDQEKPLIKFMKTTSNEALLAELLSGTVYVVQVRARTEAGYGAFSGDTLVQTLEGPEKAQPQVALIAGTAGVGTLLVLAVIVTAVVCIRKHGSSKEPEYCDKPGQYLIGHNSKVYIDPFTYEDPNEAVREFAKEIDVSCVKIEEVIGAGEFGEVCRGRLKVPGKKENYVAIKTLKGGYTERQRREFLSEASIMGQFNHPNIIHLEGVITNNCPVMIITEYMENGALDSFLRQNDGQFTPIQLVGMLRGIASGMRYLAEMNYVHRDLAARNILVNSNLVCKVSDFGLSRFLQEGSTDPTYTSCLGGKIPIRWTAPEAIAFRKFTSASDVWGYGIVMWEVMSFGERPYWDMSNQDVINAIEQDYRLPAPPDCPTALHQLMLDCWQRDRALRPRFADIVSSLDKLIRNPASLKITTREQLGTSQPLLDQRTPHYSSFSSVSEWLQAIKMGRYEEGFRNAGFTSFSRVQHITTE; encoded by the exons TCACCCTCATGAACACCAAGCTGGAGACCTCAGATCTAAAATGGACGAGTTATCCCAAAGTGGACGGACAG TGGGATGAGATGTCTGGTCTGGACGATGAGGGAACCCCAGTCCGTACGTACGAGATCTGCAATGCCCATCTGACCAATCAGAACAACTGGCTACGGACCAATTACATCAGCCGGGGCTTGGCCAGCTACGCGTATGTGGAAATCACATTTACCATGCTGGAGTGCTCCTTCCTATCCCGGGCCGGCCGCTCTTGCAAGGAAACCTTTAACCTCTACTATTACCAGGCCAATCATGACTTAGCCAATGACCACTTCCCACCTTGGATGGAGAACCCTTGGGTCAGAGTGGACACTGTGGCAGCTGACTTTTTGGGCCGACCAAATAGACGCGGAAGTCCAGGTTCCACGAGGTTAAATGTGAAGACCCTTCGGATAGGGCCCCTGTCCGGCGATGGCTTCTACTTGGCGTTCCAGGACCAAGGGGCATGCATGGCCCTGTTGGCCGTTCGTGTTTTCTATAGGGTTTGCCCGGCCGTGGTGGCATCCTTGGCAAGCTTTCCCAAGACTGTCTCTGAAGGTCTGGTGGTCTCGGCTGAGGGCAGCTGTGTtgagggggcagaggggccgCTGGGAAGAAAGCCGACCATGTACTGCAGAGAAGATGGAGAATGGGCCAAACCGGCGGTGGGGGAGTGCGCTTGTGTGGCAGGACGGGAGGAGAAGGACGGGCGCACCAAGTGCACAG CTTGCGCCCCGGGGTACTTTAAACCCACCGTGGGAGAGAAGCCCTGCCAGCCTTGTCCTGCCAACGGCCTTTCTACTGCCCCTGGGGCAACTGTGTGCGGTTGCAAGCCGGGGTATTACAGAGCCGCGATGGACCCCCCAACAGCAGCCTGCAGCA CTCCCCCTTCAGCGCCACGCAGCATTGTCGCTCGGGTGAACGGCTCCGGGGTTGATTTGGAATGGAGTGAACCACTTGACGCTGGCGGGAGAGGGGACCTGTACTACGAAGTTCAGTGTTCGGAGTGCGCCGGGGGCGGGCCCTGCATTCCCTGCTCTCGGTTAAACTTCACCCCCAGGCCCCAGCGATTGGTGGACCGGCGACTGCGCGTGGCGGGACTGCGCCCCCGCGTGACCTACAACTTCCGCGTGTTGGCTTTAAATGGAGTGTCTGAACGCAGCACCAGCGGGGCTTTGGGGGAGGAAGTCAATGTCACTACTGACCGGGATG TTCCCCTCCCAGTCAGCGGCATTCAGCAAATGGCGGCATCTGAGACTACACTCACCCTCCGCTGGGCGACCCCTCTGCACTCGGCCCCCACCAAGGGCAACATTCTGGATTATGAAGTAAAATACTACGCGAAG GACCAGGAGAAGCCCCTGATAAAGTTTATGAAGACCACAAGTAACGAGGCCCTCCTGGCTGAGCTCCTCTCTGGCACTGTGTATGTGGTACAAGTCAGGGCACGGACAGAGGCGGGCTATGGGGCATTCAGCGGGGACACTTTAGTTCAGACCCTGGAAG GTCCAGAGAAAGCACAGCCACAGGTGGCACTAATAGCTGGCACTGCCGGGGTGGGCACGTTACTAGTGTTAGCAGTCATCGTCACCGCAGTCGTGTGTATCAG AAAGCATGGGAGCAGCAAGGAGCCCGAGTATTGTGACAAACCTGGGCAGTACCTCATTGGTCATA ACTCCAAGGTGTACATTGACCCCTTCACATATGAGGATCCCAATGAAGCGGTGAGGGAGTTTGCTAAGGAGATAGACGTGTCCTGTGTAAAGATTGAGGAGGTGATTGGGGCAG gggAGTTTGGGGAGGTGTGTCGCGGGCGCCTGAAGGTCCCAGGAAAGAAGGAGAACTATGTGGCCATCAAGACACTGAAAGGCGGGTACACAGAGCGCCAACGCAGGGAGTTCCTTAGTGAGGCCAGCATCATGGGGCAGTTCAACCACCCCAATATTATCCACCTGGAGGGGGTCATCACCAACAACTGCCCTGTCATGATCATCACTGAGTATATGGAGAATGGCGCCCTGGACTCATTCCTCAGG CAAAACGACGGGCAGTTCACGCCTATCCAGCTGGTGGGGATGCTGCGTGGCATTGCCTCGGGGATGCGCTACCTGGCAGAGATGAATTATGTTCACCGGGATCTGGCCGCTAGGAACATACTAGTGAACAGTAACCTGGTGTGCAAAGTGTCTGACTTTGGCCTGTCCCGCTTCCTGCAGGAGGGTTCTACCGACCCAACCTACACCTCCTGTCTG GGAGGGAAGATCCCAATCCGATGGACTGCCCCAGAAGCCATAGCTTTCCGCAAGTTTACATCAGCCAGCGATGTCTGGGGGTACGGAATTGTCATGTGGGAAGTTATGTCCTTCGGAGAGCGACCCTATTGGGATATGTCCAATCAGGAT GTGATTAATGCCATAGAGCAAGACTACCGGCTCCCAGCACCCCCGGATTGTCCCACCGCCCTTCACCAACTGATGCTGGACTGTTGGCAGCGGGACCGTGCATTGCGGCCGCGCTTCGCTGACATTGTGAGCTCTTTGGACAAGCTGATCCGCAACCCTGCAAGCCTAAAAATCACAACACGAGAGCAACTGGG GACGTCTCAGCCCCTGTTGGATCAGCGCACCCCCCATTATTCCTCCTTCTCGTCGGTGAGTGAGTGGCTCCAGGCCATAAAGATGGGGCGCTACGAGGAGGGGTTCAGGAACGCCGGATTCACCTCCTTCAGCCGAGTGCAGCACATCACTACCGAGTAA